Proteins encoded together in one Flavobacterium keumense window:
- a CDS encoding DUF4279 domain-containing protein — protein sequence MLVIKINSPKSVYNKISRILGLIPTSELIDWEYEIVDNSVRKVFEILNNKIVLLNDIGIKNEDVTIWLYYEYEGQCNIEFSANDLLQLSKLNINLCISCWQ from the coding sequence ATGTTAGTCATAAAAATTAATAGCCCAAAATCAGTTTATAATAAAATATCTCGAATTTTAGGGTTAATTCCAACATCTGAATTAATTGATTGGGAGTATGAAATTGTTGATAATTCAGTGCGAAAAGTATTCGAAATATTGAATAATAAAATTGTATTGCTTAATGATATTGGAATAAAAAATGAAGATGTAACTATATGGTTATATTATGAATATGAAGGACAATGTAACATAGAGTTTTCAGCAAATGACTTATTACAATTAAGCAAACTAAATATTAATTTATGCATAAGTTGTTGGCAATAA